In Phoenix dactylifera cultivar Barhee BC4 chromosome 11, palm_55x_up_171113_PBpolish2nd_filt_p, whole genome shotgun sequence, the following are encoded in one genomic region:
- the LOC103718967 gene encoding uncharacterized protein LOC103718967 produces the protein MASKPNPKLPEEQQQTISPQPPSSSRFRALITQLFNLLPAVGFLFLTVNVIAAAYHARQDPGTLVFVLWSYVNLLLLFLCLKKFESLEADSPPEKRERLKVAIWVLATALNLTFAWRVAGIMPLALAVVIWAMAALVAVAGFYGLFIYKDGNGNCIENSDFGKARLRELSPEEKV, from the coding sequence ATGGCTTCGAAACCCAATCCTAAGCTCCCGGAAGAGCAGCAGCAAACAATATCGCCGCAGCCACCGAGCAGCAGTCGATTCAGGGCACTGATCACCCAATTATTCAATCTGCTCCCTGCCGTTGGTTTCCTCTTCCTCACCGTCAATGTGATCGCCGCTGCTTACCACGCTCGCCAGGATCCTGGAACCCTTGTGTTCGTGCTCTGGTCCTATGTAAATCTGTTGCTGCTATTCTTGTGCCTCAAAAAATTTGAGAGCCTTGAAGCGGACTCTCCGCCTGAGAAGAGGGAGAGACTTAAAGTGGCTATCTGGGTGCTTGCCACCGCCCTCAACCTCACTTTCGCCTGGCGAGTGGCGGGGATAATGCCATTAGCGCTGGCCGTAGTCATCTGGGCAATGGCTGCCCTTGTTGCTGTTGCTGGGTTCTACGGTCTCTTCATTTACAAGGATGGGAATGGTAATTGTATTGAGAACAGCGACTTTGGCAAGGCTCGCCTCCGCGAGCTCTCCCCGGAAGAAAAAGTTTAG